GCTGCGCTGCCCACGCTGCCACGAGGGGCCGCTGTTTACCAGCCCGGCCTTGAGCATCAAATTCTCCCACATGCATGAGCATTGCCCCGTGTGCGGACAGGCATTTGAACCCGAGCCGGGCTTTTACTGGGGTTCCATGTACGTGAGCTACGCCTTTTCGGTGGCCATTTTCACCATCAGCGGGGTGCTGTGCTACTACCTGCTCGGCGACCCGGCCG
Above is a genomic segment from Hymenobacter cellulosivorans containing:
- a CDS encoding DUF983 domain-containing protein; the protein is MSRIESSALACLALRCPRCHEGPLFTSPALSIKFSHMHEHCPVCGQAFEPEPGFYWGSMYVSYAFSVAIFTISGVLCYYLLGDPAVWVYVLTVAVASIALMPLVFRYSRAIMLYLFGGVRYNPEATYRAPLNQPSA